The sequence CCTCGGACAAGGCGACCTACGACGTCGAGATCACCGTCCCGAAGGGGCTGACCGCGGTCAGCAACGGGGTGCCGAAGGGGCGCTCGGACGCCGACGGCTGGACCACCTGGAAGTGGTCCGAGGCCGCCCCGATGGCCAGCTACCTGAGCACCGTGGTGATCGGGGACTACCGGGTCGAGACCGGCGAGCACAAGGGACGGCCGGTGTTCAGCGCGGTCAGCACCAAGCTCGGCAAGGGGGCCGCCGACGCGTCGATGGCCCGCACCACGGAGGTCGCCGACTACCTGGAGAGCGTCTTCGGGCCGTACCCGTTCGCCGCGTACGGCGGGGTGGTGGTCGCCGACGAGCGGATCCGGTACGCGCTGGAGACGCAGAGCCGCCCGGTCTACGGCGCGGGCTTCTTCCGGGGCGGCGAGAACACCGGCGTGGTCGCCCACGAGCTGGCCCACCAGTGGTTCGGCAACAGCGTCTCGCTGGCGAAGTGGCAGGACATCTGGCTCAACGAGGGGCTGGCCACCTACGCCGAGTGGCTCTGGGCCGAGCACCGGGGCACCGGCACCGCCCAGGCGGCCTTCGACCGGCGGTACGCCGGTTCGTCCAGCAGCCTCTGGCAGACGCCGCCGGCCGAGCCCGGTCGGGAGAACCTGTTCAGCGAGTCGGTCTACCAGCGCGGCGGGATGACCGTGCACGCGCTGCGGGTGGCGGTCGGTGACGCGGCGTTCTTCAAGATCCTCAAGACCTGGGCGGCGGAGAAGCGCAACGGCAACGCCACCACCGAGGATTTCGTCGCGGTCGCCGAGCGGGTCTCCGGCAAGCAGCTCGACAAGCTCTTCGCCGCCTGGCTGCACGGCACCGAGCGCCCGCCGGCCCCGAAGCGAATCTAGTTCTTCACCCGCAGCTCGGGGTGGGCGGCGAGGAACTTCTCGGCGTCGCCGGCCTTGAGCGCGGTGAGGAACTGCCGGCCGACCGGCTTGAGCTCCTCACCCCGGTACGCGCTGCCCTTGCCCACCCCGCTGCCGGGGAGCGCGACCGGGGTGAACCGGTCGACGCTCAGCCCACCGAGGGCGTACGCGAAATCGACGATGCGGGGACCGCCGGCGTAGATCAGGGTGTCGCCGAGCGCGTCGACCACCTGCTGGACCCGGTCCGGCTGGCGGGCCAGGTTCTCGTCGAGGATCTTGGCGGTCAGCGCCCGGATGAGCTGCTGCTGGTGGCGCTGCCGGGCGTAGTCGCCGCCGGCGATGTAGCGCTGGCGGGCGTAGTCCAGCGCCTGCCAGCCGTTGAGGTGCCGCTGGCCCTTCTCGTAGACCATCTGCGGCCCGACGTAGCCGCCGCCGGAGGGCGCCGGGTCGCGGTGCTTGCCGTCCGGCCGGCGGTGCAGCGAGACCACCCGCTGGTCGACGTAGATGTCCACCCCGCCCAGGGTGTCCACCAGCTTGTCGAAGCCGTTGAAGGTGATCACCGCGCCGGCGTCGAACCGCAGCCCGGTGTATCCGCTGACCGTGCTGCGCAGCAGCTCGTACCCCTGGGCGACGCGGTGCTCCTTGGGCTTGCCCGGCACCCGGCTGCCGTAGCCCATCGCGTGGGTGAGCTTGGTCTTTCCGCCCCGGTAGCCCGAGGTGGGGAAGGCCGGGATGTCCACCAGCAGGTCGCGGGGGAGCGAGAAGAGGTACGCCCGGTCCAGCCCGGCCGGCACGTGCAGCACCAGCACCGCGTCACTGTGCGGCTCCCACCCGGGGACGCTGACCCGGGTGTCCACCCCGACCAGCAGCAGGTTGAGCGGCCCGGTGATGCCGGCCCCGGGCGGGGCGGTCGGGCTGGGCTCGGCGGCGGTGCTCGGCGTGGCGGTCGCGGTGGCGCTGGCGGCGACCGCGCCCGGCCGGCGCTGCGGCCCGTCGTCGCTGACCAGCCGGTTCACCACCAGGGCGCCCCCGGCGACCAGGACCACCGCGGCGAGGGCGGCCAGCAGCAGCACCCGGCGCGGTCGTCGCGCCCCTGTCTCGTGAGCCATGCTCGGCACCCCCGTTGAAACAACGCTCCGACGGGGGCCCCGAGTTGCGGGCGTGGCCGGACGGATCGGTGGACGCGATCATGATCGCGCGAAAACTGGCGCTGGCGCGATGGCTACTCAGCGGTAATGATGCGTTCATGCGGTACGACGTGGTCGTCATCGGGTCCGGCTTCGGCGGCAGCGTCACCGCGCTCCGGCTGGCCGAAAAGGGTTACACCGTCGGCGTTCTGGAGGCCGGCCGGCGGTTCGCCGACGACGAGTTCCCACAGACCTCCTGGCGGGCCCGGCGCTTCCTCTGGGCGCCGAAGCTCGGCTGCTACGGCCTGCAACGGATCACGTTGCTCCGCTCGGCCGACCGCAAGGCCGGCGGCGGCGTGATGGTGCTCTCCGGGGCGGGGGTGGGCGGCGGCTCGCTGGTCTACGCCAACACCCTCTACGAGCCGTTGGACGCCTTCTACGACGATCCGCAGTGGCGCGGCATCACCGACTGGCGCGACGAGCTGGCCCGCCACTACGACCAGGCGAAGCGGATGCTCGGCGTCACCACGTACCCGGTCGACACCGGCGCGGACCGGGCGATGCGCGCGGTCGCCGAGCGGATGGGGGTCGGCCGGACCTTCCACGCCACCCCGGTGGGCGTGCACATCGGCCGCCCCGGCCAGCGGGTCCCGGACCCGTACTTCGGCGGCGTCGGCCCGGAGCGCACCGGCTGCACGCACTGCGGCTCCTGCATGACCGGCTGTCGTCACGGCGCGAAGAACACCCTGGTCAAGAACTACCTCTGGCTGGCCGAGCGGCTCGGCGTCGAGGTCCACCCGCTGACCACGGTGACCGCCGTCCGGCCGGCGCCCGACGGCGGGTACGAGGTGCACACCGAGCGGACGGGCGCCTGGCTGCGGCGGCGCCGGCAGGTCGTCCACGCCGACCAGGTGGTTTTCGCCGCCGGGGCGCTGGGCACCCAGCGGCTGCTGCACGAGATGAAGGCGACCGGGGCGCTGCCCGGCCTGTCCGACCGGCTCGGCGAGCTGACCCGGACCAACTCCGAGGCGATCCTCGGCGCTTCGGTGCCCCGCGGGCGGGCCCGCGCCGAGGGGGTGGACTTCACCGAGGGGGTGGCGATCACCAGCTCCTTCCACCCCGACCCGCAGACCCACATCGAGCCGGTGCGCTACGGCCGCGGCTCGAACGCGATGGGGCTGCTCCAGTCGCTGCTGGTCGACGGTGGCCCGCACCGGGTCCGGCGCTGGCTGGGCAGCATCGTCCGGCAACCGGGGCTGGCGGCCCGGATGCTGTCGGTGCGCGGCTGGTCGGAGCGGACGGTGATCGCCCTGGTCATGCAGTCGGTGGACAACTCGCTGACCACCCGGTTCCGGCGCGGCCTCTTCGGCCGGCGACTGGTCTCCGGCCCGGGCCACGGCGCGCCCAACCCGACCTGGATTCCGGCCGGCAACCAGGCGGTCCGGCTGCTCGCCGAGGAGATCGGCGGTACGCCGGGCGGCGCGCTGACCGAGCCGTTCAACATCCCGATGACCGCGCACATCCTCGGCGGGGCGGTGATCGGGGCGTCCCCGGCCGACGGGGTCATCGACCCGTGGCACCGGGTCTACGGCCACCCGGGGCTGCACGTGGTGGACGGGGCGGCGGTCTCGGCGAACCTCGGCGTGAACCCGTCGCTGACGATCA comes from Micromonospora purpureochromogenes and encodes:
- a CDS encoding M1 family metallopeptidase, which produces MARMRRGVGLVTVAALGLAGCGSDPEPRPAPATAPAPTAGRQFAPGAAGVGDAYFPSYGNGGYDVGRYTVKVRYDPATDRLTGTATVQATATADLSAFHLDLAGLTVRKVTVDGAPARHAREADELIVTPAAGLTAGNGFTAEISYGGKPEPLANEVLGEGGWLHTTDGAIALGQPESASTWFPVNDHPSDKATYDVEITVPKGLTAVSNGVPKGRSDADGWTTWKWSEAAPMASYLSTVVIGDYRVETGEHKGRPVFSAVSTKLGKGAADASMARTTEVADYLESVFGPYPFAAYGGVVVADERIRYALETQSRPVYGAGFFRGGENTGVVAHELAHQWFGNSVSLAKWQDIWLNEGLATYAEWLWAEHRGTGTAQAAFDRRYAGSSSSLWQTPPAEPGRENLFSESVYQRGGMTVHALRVAVGDAAFFKILKTWAAEKRNGNATTEDFVAVAERVSGKQLDKLFAAWLHGTERPPAPKRI
- a CDS encoding LCP family protein, whose protein sequence is MAHETGARRPRRVLLLAALAAVVLVAGGALVVNRLVSDDGPQRRPGAVAASATATATPSTAAEPSPTAPPGAGITGPLNLLLVGVDTRVSVPGWEPHSDAVLVLHVPAGLDRAYLFSLPRDLLVDIPAFPTSGYRGGKTKLTHAMGYGSRVPGKPKEHRVAQGYELLRSTVSGYTGLRFDAGAVITFNGFDKLVDTLGGVDIYVDQRVVSLHRRPDGKHRDPAPSGGGYVGPQMVYEKGQRHLNGWQALDYARQRYIAGGDYARQRHQQQLIRALTAKILDENLARQPDRVQQVVDALGDTLIYAGGPRIVDFAYALGGLSVDRFTPVALPGSGVGKGSAYRGEELKPVGRQFLTALKAGDAEKFLAAHPELRVKN
- a CDS encoding FAD-dependent oxidoreductase translates to MRYDVVVIGSGFGGSVTALRLAEKGYTVGVLEAGRRFADDEFPQTSWRARRFLWAPKLGCYGLQRITLLRSADRKAGGGVMVLSGAGVGGGSLVYANTLYEPLDAFYDDPQWRGITDWRDELARHYDQAKRMLGVTTYPVDTGADRAMRAVAERMGVGRTFHATPVGVHIGRPGQRVPDPYFGGVGPERTGCTHCGSCMTGCRHGAKNTLVKNYLWLAERLGVEVHPLTTVTAVRPAPDGGYEVHTERTGAWLRRRRQVVHADQVVFAAGALGTQRLLHEMKATGALPGLSDRLGELTRTNSEAILGASVPRGRARAEGVDFTEGVAITSSFHPDPQTHIEPVRYGRGSNAMGLLQSLLVDGGPHRVRRWLGSIVRQPGLAARMLSVRGWSERTVIALVMQSVDNSLTTRFRRGLFGRRLVSGPGHGAPNPTWIPAGNQAVRLLAEEIGGTPGGALTEPFNIPMTAHILGGAVIGASPADGVIDPWHRVYGHPGLHVVDGAAVSANLGVNPSLTITAQAERAMSCWPNKGEDDPRPPLGEAYARVEPVAPYRPAVPAEAPGALRG